TACCGCGCAAACACTGCACCCTGGAGCTCGGCGGCAACGGCGCGGCCGTCGTCCTCGCCGACTGGGCGAGCGACGAGGACCTGGACCTGGCCGCGAACCGCATCGCGACCTTCTCCAACGGCCAGGGCGGCCAGTCCTGCATCTCCGTGCAGCGCGTGATCGCCGATGCCTCCGTGTACGACCGGCTGCTGCCGCGCATCGTCGCCGCCGTCGAGGCCCAGGTCACCGGCGACCCGAGCGACGATGCCACCGACGTCGGCCCGTTGGTCAGCGAGGACGCTGCCAAGCGCGTGGAGTCCTGGGTCGACGAGGCGGTCCGGGCGGGCGCCCAGCTGCTCGCCGGCGGCAAGCGGGACGGCGCCTCGTACGCGCCGACCGTCCTCACCGGCGTGCCGGCCGACGCCACGATCGCCTGCGAGGAGGTCTTCGGTCCGGTCCTGACCGTGCAGAAGGTCGACGGCGAGGCCGAGGCATTCGCCGCCGTCAACAACTCCAAGTACGGCCTCCAGGCGGGCGTGTTCACCCACGACCTCCAGGTCGCCTTCCGCGCCCACCGCGCGCTGGAGGTCGGCGGTGTGGTCGTCGGTGACGTGCCCTCCTACCGCGCCGACCAGATGCCGTACGGCGGCGTCAAGCAGTCGGGCGTGGGCCGCGAGGGCGTCCGCTTCGCGATGGACGACTACACCTACGAGCGCGTCATGGTCCTCACCGGCCTGGCCCTCTGACCCGTCCTCGGCGACACGCGTCACAACCCAACGGCCGGAGCCCACTGCGCGGGGGCTCCGGCCGTTGGTCTGTACGTGGGACTGACGTGCGGCAACGCGCTGAATCTGGCTGACTCCGATCAGGCGGTGGGAACACAGTGGGAAGGTACCGGCGAGCATGCGGGTGAGACGCTCG
This region of Streptomyces chromofuscus genomic DNA includes:
- a CDS encoding aldehyde dehydrogenase family protein, which gives rise to MTSTHAFWLAGRQATGQDTFDVTSPWDGRLVGQVSVPTDAQVEEAVTAAYAVRDEFAATPAHVRAAALDHVGRRLVERTEEIAQLISAENGKPIKWARGEVGRAVSVFRFAAEEARRFNGGEAQRLDTDAGGQGRLAFTRRFPKGVVLGIAPFNFPLNLCAHKVAPAIAAGAPIVLKPAPSTPLSGLILGELLAETELPAGSWSILPVPNDRMPALVQDERLPVISFTGSEKVGYAIMDSVPRKHCTLELGGNGAAVVLADWASDEDLDLAANRIATFSNGQGGQSCISVQRVIADASVYDRLLPRIVAAVEAQVTGDPSDDATDVGPLVSEDAAKRVESWVDEAVRAGAQLLAGGKRDGASYAPTVLTGVPADATIACEEVFGPVLTVQKVDGEAEAFAAVNNSKYGLQAGVFTHDLQVAFRAHRALEVGGVVVGDVPSYRADQMPYGGVKQSGVGREGVRFAMDDYTYERVMVLTGLAL